From one Pirellulales bacterium genomic stretch:
- a CDS encoding PVC-type heme-binding CxxCH protein, producing the protein MLAARIWLGMLVVAGSLLTAQGTAADAPPLKLAKGDRIVIVGNTLAERMQQYGNLEGLLYSRFPDLDLVIRDLGWSADELTVKMRSQDFQDHGHNLTDHKPSVLVACYGFNESFGGKAGLAKFEQDLEKFITESTTTKYDGVAPPRLVLVSPIAHENLRKRVLPDGTRNNENIKLYADAMARLAAKHSVIYVDLFTPTLSLMQGSKEPWTINGIHLNAHGDAEVAKLIDASLFGARPATNNIDMARLDREIDEKNLQFWRDYRAVNGFYIYGGRKKPFGVVNFPPEFAKLRKMIANRDARIWAVAKGENVPETIDDSGTGEFAKIETNYTQPIHLTNPDEEKSQFKLPDGYEVNLFASEIDFPDLQKPVQFEFDSRGRLWVATMPSYPMYLPGTPVNDKLLIYEDTDGDGKADKQTVYADNLYIPTGLELGDGGAYVAQQPNLMFLKDTDGDDHADTREIVLHGFDTADSHHAINAFTWGPDGALYSMEGTFHQTGVETPYGPRRVQNAAVFRYEPLTAKLDIFISYGFANPWGEVFDHWGQNFVADASGGANYFGTAFSGQVDHPHKHGGMQQFLKMQWRPTSGCEIVASRHFPDDVQGNYLLNNCIGFHGTLNYKMREEGSGFFAEPVEPLLQSKDQNFRPVDLKFGPDGALYVIDWFNPLIGHMQHSIRDPNRDKTHGRIWRITYKNRPLAKPPQIAGATIPALLDLLKSYEDRTLYRVRRELRTRDSDQVMAELDKWIAALDPKDPELQHHLLEALWVHQQHDVIDQALLKRVLRSPEPKARAAATRVLCYWRDRVDEPLELLRVQANDEHPRVRLEAVRAASFFHDPKAQEVALETLAHPQDSYLEYTLKETLDTLDRRAKEAASSGNTQAGR; encoded by the coding sequence ATGCTCGCAGCTCGCATCTGGCTTGGCATGTTGGTCGTCGCAGGTTCGCTTCTGACTGCCCAGGGCACGGCGGCTGACGCACCACCGCTCAAGCTTGCCAAGGGGGACCGCATCGTCATCGTCGGCAACACCTTGGCCGAGCGCATGCAGCAGTACGGCAATCTGGAAGGGTTGCTCTACAGCCGCTTTCCCGATCTGGACCTGGTGATCCGCGACCTGGGCTGGTCGGCCGACGAGCTGACGGTGAAGATGCGCTCGCAGGATTTCCAGGATCACGGTCACAACCTGACCGATCACAAGCCCTCGGTCCTCGTGGCTTGCTATGGGTTCAATGAATCGTTCGGCGGGAAGGCGGGCCTGGCGAAGTTCGAGCAGGACCTGGAGAAGTTCATCACCGAATCGACCACCACGAAGTACGACGGCGTCGCCCCGCCGCGGCTGGTGCTGGTCTCGCCCATCGCGCACGAAAACCTGCGCAAGCGCGTTCTGCCCGACGGCACCAGGAACAACGAGAACATCAAGCTGTACGCCGACGCCATGGCCCGACTGGCGGCGAAGCACAGCGTGATCTACGTCGACCTGTTCACGCCCACGCTCAGCCTGATGCAGGGCTCGAAGGAGCCGTGGACGATCAACGGCATCCACCTGAACGCTCACGGCGATGCCGAGGTGGCCAAATTGATCGACGCTTCCTTGTTTGGCGCGCGGCCGGCCACGAACAACATCGACATGGCCCGGCTGGATCGCGAAATCGACGAGAAGAACCTGCAATTCTGGCGCGATTACCGGGCAGTCAACGGCTTCTACATCTATGGCGGTCGCAAGAAGCCGTTCGGCGTCGTCAACTTTCCCCCCGAGTTCGCCAAGCTGCGAAAGATGATCGCCAACCGCGACGCGCGCATCTGGGCCGTGGCCAAGGGAGAGAACGTTCCGGAAACGATCGACGACAGCGGGACGGGCGAGTTCGCCAAGATCGAGACGAACTATACACAGCCGATTCATCTCACGAATCCCGACGAGGAAAAATCGCAATTCAAGCTGCCGGACGGCTACGAGGTGAACCTGTTCGCGTCGGAAATCGACTTCCCCGATTTGCAAAAGCCGGTGCAGTTCGAGTTCGATAGCCGCGGCCGGCTGTGGGTGGCCACGATGCCCAGCTACCCGATGTACCTGCCCGGCACGCCGGTCAACGACAAGCTGTTGATTTACGAGGACACCGACGGCGACGGAAAAGCCGACAAGCAGACGGTGTACGCCGACAACTTGTACATACCGACGGGTCTGGAACTCGGCGACGGCGGAGCGTACGTCGCGCAGCAGCCGAACCTGATGTTTCTCAAGGACACCGACGGCGACGATCATGCCGACACGCGCGAGATCGTGCTGCACGGCTTCGATACCGCCGATTCGCACCACGCCATCAACGCCTTCACGTGGGGGCCGGACGGCGCGCTGTACTCGATGGAAGGAACCTTCCATCAAACCGGTGTCGAAACACCCTACGGCCCACGGCGCGTGCAGAATGCCGCCGTGTTCCGTTACGAGCCGCTGACCGCGAAGCTCGATATTTTCATCTCCTACGGATTCGCCAACCCCTGGGGCGAAGTCTTCGATCACTGGGGACAGAACTTCGTGGCCGACGCGTCGGGCGGCGCCAACTATTTCGGCACGGCCTTCTCGGGCCAGGTCGACCATCCGCACAAGCACGGCGGCATGCAGCAGTTTCTGAAAATGCAGTGGCGCCCCACGTCGGGCTGCGAAATCGTGGCCAGCCGCCACTTTCCCGACGACGTGCAAGGCAATTACCTGCTGAACAACTGCATCGGTTTCCACGGCACGCTGAATTACAAGATGCGCGAAGAGGGATCGGGCTTCTTTGCCGAGCCGGTCGAGCCATTGCTGCAATCGAAGGATCAAAACTTCCGCCCGGTCGATCTGAAATTCGGCCCCGACGGCGCGCTGTACGTGATCGACTGGTTCAATCCGCTGATCGGCCATATGCAGCATTCGATCCGCGACCCGAATCGTGACAAAACGCACGGCCGCATCTGGCGGATCACGTACAAGAATCGTCCGCTGGCCAAACCGCCGCAGATCGCGGGAGCCACGATTCCGGCGCTCTTGGACCTGTTGAAGTCGTATGAAGACCGCACGCTGTACCGCGTGCGCCGCGAGCTGCGCACCCGCGACAGCGACCAGGTAATGGCCGAACTCGACAAATGGATCGCGGCGCTCGATCCCAAGGATCCGGAGTTGCAGCATCACTTGCTCGAGGCGCTGTGGGTCCATCAGCAGCATGATGTGATCGATCAAGCGCTTTTGAAGCGTGTCTTGCGTTCGCCGGAGCCAAAGGCCCGGGCTGCCGCCACGCGCGTGCTGTGCTACTGGCGCGACCGCGTGGACGAGCCGCTGGAGCTGTTGCGCGTACAGGCCAACGACGAGCATCCACGTGTCCGGCTCGAGGCGGTGCGTGCGGCCAGTTTCTTCCACGATCCCAAAGCGCAGGAAGTGGCGCTCGAAACGCTTGCCCATCCGCAGGACAGTTACCTGGAATACACGCTCAAGGAAACGCTCGACACGCTCGATCGTCGCGCGAAAGAGGCTGCGTCGTCCGGCAATACGCAGGCGGGACGGTGA
- a CDS encoding redoxin domain-containing protein gives MVPVGKLAIVIGIMFVAVANCVANEVAGIGAALAKDRDGIYIRALLPDTPASASGALHVGDRVLAVAEATKAAVETKDLKLEECVSLIRGGAGTTVRLTVVTAGKDESQARVVSVVRGDIKELSRWGDGQRIAAGAAAPDAPFVRLDDGKPERINDRRGQVVVITFWATWCGPCQKHMAHLQALATSNRQWKDRVTIIAASADDDEKTARDHAEQAGWDQTRNVWAAPEAIKAWHVASLPTTYIITPQGKIADLDEAADLADAVNRLLAE, from the coding sequence ATGGTCCCCGTGGGTAAGCTCGCGATCGTCATCGGGATTATGTTCGTGGCGGTAGCGAACTGCGTCGCCAACGAAGTGGCGGGGATTGGCGCCGCGCTGGCTAAGGATCGCGACGGGATTTACATCCGTGCGTTACTGCCCGACACGCCTGCATCGGCTTCGGGTGCGCTGCACGTCGGCGATCGAGTTCTCGCAGTGGCCGAAGCGACAAAAGCCGCGGTCGAAACGAAAGACCTGAAGCTGGAAGAATGCGTGAGCCTGATTCGCGGGGGCGCCGGCACCACCGTGCGTTTGACCGTCGTCACGGCCGGTAAGGACGAGTCGCAGGCGCGCGTCGTCAGCGTCGTTCGCGGCGACATCAAGGAACTTAGCCGCTGGGGCGATGGCCAGCGGATTGCCGCCGGCGCCGCTGCACCGGACGCGCCTTTCGTTCGATTGGATGATGGCAAGCCGGAACGAATCAACGATCGTCGCGGCCAGGTCGTCGTGATCACGTTCTGGGCAACGTGGTGCGGACCATGTCAGAAGCACATGGCACATTTGCAAGCCCTGGCGACGTCGAATCGGCAATGGAAGGATCGCGTGACGATCATCGCCGCGAGTGCCGACGACGATGAGAAAACCGCTCGCGACCACGCCGAGCAGGCGGGCTGGGATCAGACACGCAACGTGTGGGCCGCGCCCGAGGCGATCAAGGCGTGGCATGTCGCGTCGCTTCCCACGACGTACATCATCACGCCGCAGGGAAAGATTGCCGATCTCGACGAAGCGGCCGATCTGGCCGACGCCGTGAATCGCCTGCTTGCAGAATAA
- a CDS encoding DUF1571 domain-containing protein, with the protein MFRQIALIGLFVASIHANAFGATPIGPPPGDLTAQPGEHPLAPIIRWGKAGIAALEKVDSYSCRLVKRERVAGKLTNYQGMSVKMRQHPFSVYAAFTNKQDRPWQEVVFVEGRDAGKMFVHSDEFRLMGTVSLFPDSDRAMRDNRYPLTEVGILNLIKRLVEHAENDSKFDDCEVKIYKDAKIEGRPCLYIRATHQNRRPEFTFHMARIFIDNELNVPVRYEAYTWPDDPKAQPPLIEEYTYLDFQFDQHFTDRDFDYNNPDYYFPPDFGEPEVDIADIKPVAQPPAELGDAAKKAPADQPMATVVAVTRDMLDRLAHTPDYTCLVSHRVQATGQADKYENLHLKVRHDPLSIYAFFLGPKTHKGQEAIYTAKRADGNVLVHTVAPRGRSGVTLQLRPNSPELVGSTGEAFNEVGIKSHLERWLTMYQSELQLGDAVVKYYPQVEVDQRMATCIEVSHATQRPQLHYQKTRLYIDADLKLPVRFEAYGWPAAAGQPTPLAEEFNYRNIELNRGLTDQDFDPTNPNYAFGPATPAVRTTGAQ; encoded by the coding sequence ATGTTCAGGCAAATCGCGCTTATTGGGCTGTTCGTTGCCTCCATCCATGCGAATGCCTTTGGCGCCACGCCCATCGGGCCGCCGCCGGGCGACCTCACGGCGCAGCCGGGAGAACACCCGCTGGCCCCCATCATTCGCTGGGGTAAAGCGGGCATCGCGGCGCTCGAAAAAGTCGACTCCTACTCCTGCCGCCTGGTCAAGCGGGAACGCGTCGCGGGCAAGCTCACCAACTACCAGGGCATGTCGGTCAAGATGCGACAGCATCCGTTCAGCGTGTACGCCGCGTTCACCAACAAGCAAGACCGTCCTTGGCAAGAGGTCGTTTTCGTCGAGGGCCGCGACGCCGGCAAGATGTTCGTCCACTCCGACGAATTTCGCCTGATGGGCACCGTATCGCTGTTTCCCGATTCGGACCGGGCCATGCGCGACAATCGTTACCCACTGACCGAAGTCGGCATCCTGAACCTGATCAAGCGACTGGTCGAACACGCTGAGAACGATTCGAAATTCGACGATTGCGAAGTGAAGATCTACAAGGACGCCAAGATCGAAGGGCGGCCCTGCCTGTACATTCGCGCAACGCATCAGAATCGCCGGCCGGAATTTACGTTCCACATGGCGCGGATCTTCATCGACAACGAATTGAACGTGCCGGTGCGCTACGAAGCGTACACCTGGCCCGACGATCCGAAGGCCCAGCCGCCCTTGATCGAGGAATACACGTATCTTGATTTCCAGTTCGACCAGCACTTCACGGATCGCGATTTCGACTACAACAACCCCGACTACTATTTCCCGCCGGATTTCGGCGAGCCGGAAGTCGATATCGCTGACATCAAGCCGGTTGCGCAACCGCCGGCCGAGCTGGGTGACGCGGCCAAGAAAGCGCCGGCCGACCAGCCGATGGCGACCGTGGTGGCCGTGACGCGCGACATGCTCGATCGCCTGGCGCACACGCCCGACTACACCTGCCTGGTGAGTCATCGCGTGCAGGCTACCGGCCAGGCCGACAAGTACGAAAATCTGCACCTCAAGGTGCGGCACGATCCGTTGAGCATTTATGCCTTCTTCCTTGGTCCCAAGACGCATAAGGGGCAAGAGGCGATTTACACCGCCAAGCGCGCCGACGGCAACGTGCTTGTGCACACGGTCGCCCCACGCGGTCGCTCGGGCGTGACCCTGCAGTTGCGCCCCAACAGTCCGGAACTCGTCGGTTCCACGGGCGAAGCCTTCAACGAGGTGGGCATCAAGAGTCACCTCGAGCGGTGGCTGACCATGTACCAGTCGGAATTGCAGCTGGGTGACGCGGTGGTGAAGTACTATCCGCAAGTGGAAGTCGACCAGCGGATGGCGACGTGCATCGAGGTGTCGCACGCGACACAGCGGCCGCAGTTGCATTATCAGAAGACGCGGCTCTACATCGACGCCGACCTGAAGCTGCCGGTGCGCTTCGAAGCGTACGGCTGGCCAGCCGCCGCCGGACAGCCCACGCCGCTGGCTGAAGAGTTCAACTATCGCAACATCGAGTTGAATCGCGGGTTGACGGACCAGGATTTCGATCCGACAAACCCGAACTACGCTTTCGGCCCGGCCACGCCCGCGGTGCGCACGACGGGGGCGCAATAG
- a CDS encoding thioesterase family protein has product MAQPFRYYLRVRYAECDAQKVVFNVHYGHYVDLATLEFLRALGFEKLLVNGPLDYQLVKQTKEWKSSARFDQVLEIAVRPLHLGNTSFSLAVEFRVAGEDAIIATAETIYVLVDATTLTKTPLPSEFRAALATAAAGLWVDHADSTPRETLR; this is encoded by the coding sequence ATGGCCCAGCCCTTTCGCTACTACCTGCGGGTGCGCTACGCCGAGTGCGACGCGCAGAAGGTGGTGTTCAACGTTCATTACGGCCACTACGTCGATCTGGCCACACTCGAGTTCTTGCGCGCCCTCGGCTTCGAAAAGCTGCTGGTCAACGGGCCGCTCGACTATCAGCTGGTGAAGCAAACCAAAGAGTGGAAGTCGTCGGCGCGCTTCGATCAGGTGCTCGAGATCGCGGTGCGGCCGCTGCACTTGGGGAACACGTCGTTTTCCCTGGCCGTGGAATTCCGCGTTGCCGGCGAGGATGCGATCATCGCCACGGCCGAGACGATCTATGTCCTGGTCGACGCGACGACGCTGACCAAGACCCCGCTACCGTCGGAATTCCGCGCGGCCCTCGCCACGGCCGCCGCCGGCTTGTGGGTCGATCATGCCGACAGCACCCCGCGCGAAACTCTCCGCTAA
- the trpC gene encoding indole-3-glycerol phosphate synthase TrpC, with protein sequence MSTILDEIVARKRHEIAAAQAAVPAAELEKRLAEMPAPRDFFGALSAPGPIRLIAEVKKASPSKGVIREDFEPLAIAQTYAAHGASCLSVLTDEHFFQGSLDYLRAIKQQVRLPVLRKDFILDRYQLLEARAAGADAVLLIAECLDDCHLRSLHNEAVQLGMSPLVELYEPENLPRVFDAGATLIGINNRDLRTFKTDLDHTLRMRERIPDECVLVAESGIRSRADVERLQAAGIDAILVGESLMASPDVGAAVDALLGH encoded by the coding sequence ATGAGCACGATCCTCGACGAAATCGTCGCCCGCAAACGGCACGAGATTGCCGCAGCGCAAGCGGCCGTGCCGGCTGCCGAGCTTGAAAAGCGGCTTGCCGAAATGCCTGCGCCGCGCGATTTCTTTGGCGCGCTATCCGCGCCGGGGCCGATCCGCCTGATCGCCGAAGTGAAAAAGGCCAGTCCCTCGAAAGGTGTGATCCGCGAGGATTTTGAGCCGCTGGCCATCGCCCAGACGTATGCGGCCCATGGCGCGAGTTGCCTGAGCGTGCTGACCGACGAACACTTTTTTCAGGGAAGCCTTGACTACTTGCGGGCGATCAAACAGCAGGTTCGCCTGCCGGTGCTGCGCAAAGATTTCATTCTCGATCGTTATCAACTGCTCGAAGCGCGGGCCGCCGGCGCCGATGCCGTGCTGTTGATCGCCGAATGCCTGGACGATTGCCACCTGCGGTCGCTGCACAACGAGGCGGTACAGCTGGGCATGTCGCCCCTCGTGGAGCTGTACGAACCGGAGAACCTGCCGCGCGTGTTCGACGCCGGGGCAACGCTGATCGGTATCAACAATCGGGACTTGCGCACCTTCAAGACGGATTTGGATCACACGCTGCGTATGCGCGAGCGCATCCCCGATGAGTGCGTGCTGGTCGCGGAAAGCGGCATTCGCAGCCGCGCGGACGTCGAGCGTTTGCAGGCGGCCGGCATCGATGCGATCCTGGTCGGAGAATCGTTGATGGCCAGTCCCGATGTTGGCGCGGCCGTCGACGCGCTTTTGGGTCACTAA
- the purH gene encoding bifunctional phosphoribosylaminoimidazolecarboxamide formyltransferase/IMP cyclohydrolase, which produces MTQTTDQAVKVGRAIISVSDKTGLAEFAHGLAAAGVEIYSTGGTRRFLVEQGLSVRDIADYTGFPEMMDGRVKTLHPKVFGGILWRRDNPEDKHSLAAHGIESFDLVVVNLYPFEQTVARGASDEETIEQIDIGGPSLVRAAAKNHAFVTIATSPDQYSRILAELSAKGGISYGLRRQLAAEAYAHTARYDAGIARWFAATGPEPAEDFPARLDLSVDLKEVLRYGENPHQRAALYAERLSTPNLVGARQLNGKELSYNNLLDLDSALAIVRGLARPAAVVIKHNNPCGAAAAEQLSVAAGRAMAGDPVSAFGSVLGFNRMVDLATAEVLCEPGLFVEAIVAPDFAPDALVALTTRPKWKANVRLLAVGAWGPARPRFEYRQVDGGLLRQEADVLPDPIESWTVATTAAPSDAVRADLEFAWAIVRHVKSNAIVLAKDQTLLGTGAGQMSRVDSVRIAIEKAGPKAAGSVLGSDAFFPFPDSIDLAAAAGVKAVVQPGGSRNDEEVTAACNRHGISMLLTGRRHFKH; this is translated from the coding sequence GTGACTCAAACGACGGATCAAGCGGTCAAAGTCGGCCGCGCCATCATTAGCGTCAGCGACAAGACCGGGCTGGCCGAGTTCGCCCACGGCCTGGCCGCCGCCGGCGTGGAGATTTACAGCACCGGCGGCACGCGGCGCTTCCTCGTCGAGCAGGGGCTCTCGGTCCGCGATATCGCCGATTACACCGGCTTTCCGGAAATGATGGACGGTCGGGTCAAGACGCTTCATCCAAAGGTTTTCGGCGGCATCCTCTGGCGGCGGGATAATCCCGAAGACAAGCACTCGCTCGCGGCCCATGGCATCGAATCGTTCGACCTGGTGGTCGTCAACCTTTATCCCTTCGAGCAAACCGTGGCGCGCGGCGCGAGCGACGAGGAGACGATCGAGCAGATCGATATCGGCGGGCCGTCCTTGGTGCGCGCGGCGGCCAAGAATCATGCCTTCGTAACGATCGCCACCAGCCCCGACCAGTATTCGCGGATTCTTGCCGAGCTCTCCGCAAAAGGCGGCATCAGCTACGGGCTGCGGCGGCAATTGGCGGCCGAAGCCTACGCCCACACGGCGCGGTACGACGCCGGCATTGCCCGCTGGTTCGCCGCGACCGGCCCGGAGCCGGCCGAGGATTTTCCCGCCCGACTCGACCTGTCGGTCGATCTCAAAGAAGTGTTGCGCTACGGCGAGAATCCCCACCAGCGGGCGGCGCTCTACGCCGAGCGCTTATCGACGCCGAACCTGGTTGGTGCCCGGCAGCTCAATGGTAAAGAGCTGTCGTACAACAACCTGCTCGATCTGGATAGCGCCTTGGCGATCGTGCGCGGGCTGGCCCGGCCGGCCGCTGTGGTCATCAAGCACAACAATCCCTGCGGCGCCGCGGCCGCCGAGCAATTGAGCGTCGCCGCGGGGCGCGCGATGGCTGGTGATCCGGTGAGCGCCTTCGGTTCTGTCCTGGGGTTCAATCGAATGGTCGATCTAGCCACGGCCGAAGTGCTGTGCGAACCGGGACTTTTCGTTGAGGCCATAGTGGCTCCAGATTTCGCGCCGGATGCGCTCGTTGCACTGACCACCCGGCCGAAGTGGAAAGCGAACGTGCGCCTCTTGGCGGTCGGTGCTTGGGGACCGGCGCGGCCACGGTTCGAATATCGGCAAGTCGACGGTGGTCTGTTGCGACAAGAGGCCGATGTGCTACCGGACCCTATCGAAAGTTGGACCGTGGCCACGACGGCGGCGCCCAGCGACGCGGTGCGGGCCGACCTGGAATTTGCTTGGGCCATCGTCCGGCATGTGAAGAGCAACGCCATTGTGCTGGCCAAGGACCAGACGCTGTTGGGCACCGGCGCCGGGCAGATGAGCCGGGTCGATAGCGTACGCATCGCGATCGAGAAAGCGGGTCCGAAGGCGGCCGGTTCGGTATTGGGGTCCGACGCGTTTTTTCCGTTCCCCGATTCGATCGACCTGGCCGCCGCCGCCGGCGTAAAGGCCGTGGTACAGCCGGGCGGGTCTCGCAATGACGAAGAAGTGACGGCCGCCTGCAATCGGCATGGAATCTCGATGCTTCTGACAGGCCGGCGGCATTTCAAGCACTGA
- a CDS encoding PQQ-binding-like beta-propeller repeat protein — translation MSLVGASTTWAQGGRTTLITEQQARRFGLTRAWATRIKMDSSRNRVHEITLHQGALISVTDESMVQAFDAETGRTLWTTLVGQRSFPNTPVGASASYVCVCNGSTLYVLSRRDGSLLFTRKLQGTPSAAPTVSDTRVYVPTFAGAVESYEIKPEKPKLTPTTYRTKGSIDESPVLAGDYLVWGTHAGGVYSANKDDLNANYRFMTRGPITAGLGYWPPLVYAASADGYIYAIDEKSGKRRWQFSTGYPARQMPVPLDGNVYAIAELSGMHCLAADSGNERWFSADVAKFIAASRTRLYTADEQDRLVIVDRRSGAHLGRMATELLPIKVENTQTDRVYLATDTGLLQCLHEIDQVKPLVHELPPDPEATPAGGRRAPAAAAAAAPGAAADREMEADAPADAAADDDPFGAAAQP, via the coding sequence GTGAGCCTCGTCGGCGCAAGCACGACCTGGGCTCAAGGGGGGCGTACCACGCTCATCACCGAGCAACAGGCCCGTCGCTTCGGCCTGACGCGAGCTTGGGCCACGCGCATCAAGATGGATTCGAGCCGCAATCGAGTTCACGAAATCACGCTGCACCAAGGGGCGCTGATCAGCGTGACCGATGAATCGATGGTGCAAGCCTTCGATGCCGAAACCGGGCGCACGCTGTGGACGACGTTGGTCGGGCAACGGTCCTTTCCCAACACGCCCGTCGGCGCGAGCGCCTCGTACGTGTGCGTGTGCAATGGTTCGACCTTGTACGTGCTGTCGCGGCGCGACGGCAGCCTGCTCTTCACCCGAAAATTGCAGGGAACGCCTTCGGCGGCGCCGACCGTGAGCGACACGCGGGTTTACGTCCCGACCTTCGCCGGCGCGGTCGAGAGCTACGAAATCAAACCGGAAAAGCCGAAGCTGACCCCTACCACCTATCGCACCAAGGGGTCGATCGATGAATCGCCGGTGCTGGCCGGTGATTACCTGGTGTGGGGAACGCATGCCGGAGGAGTGTACTCGGCCAACAAGGACGATCTGAACGCCAACTATCGTTTCATGACGCGCGGCCCGATCACCGCTGGGCTTGGTTACTGGCCTCCGCTGGTCTACGCCGCGTCGGCCGATGGTTACATCTACGCGATTGACGAAAAGTCGGGCAAGCGTCGCTGGCAGTTCTCGACCGGTTATCCGGCACGACAGATGCCCGTACCGCTCGACGGCAACGTCTACGCGATTGCCGAGCTGTCAGGCATGCATTGTCTGGCCGCCGATAGCGGGAACGAGCGATGGTTCAGTGCAGACGTTGCCAAGTTCATCGCGGCCAGTAGGACACGTTTATACACGGCCGATGAGCAAGATCGGTTGGTGATCGTGGATCGTCGCAGCGGCGCGCACCTGGGCCGCATGGCCACCGAGCTCTTGCCGATCAAAGTCGAAAACACCCAGACCGACCGCGTGTATCTGGCGACCGATACCGGATTGCTGCAATGCCTGCACGAAATCGACCAGGTAAAACCGCTCGTGCACGAATTGCCCCCCGATCCGGAAGCGACTCCGGCCGGAGGACGCCGGGCGCCGGCGGCAGCCGCCGCGGCTGCTCCTGGAGCTGCCGCCGATCGTGAAATGGAGGCCGATGCCCCGGCTGATGCGGCCGCGGACGATGATCCATTTGGCGCCGCAGCGCAGCCGTAA